The window AAACGATTCATGTGTAAATGAAAACTCAAACGATTGAGCTTCAGCAATGATTAAAAAAGGTAACGGGCATAGTAGTAGCTGATCGGTCCATCAATTAGAGTAGCTTCACCGATGATTCATAAAAGGTAACTGACAATAGTAGTAGCTGATCAGTCCAAAAGCTAACAGCAAACCATCACGTTCACATCAATTTTAGAGTAGCTGATCGGTGCACACAATAAACTGACCGGACAACAAAAGTGATAAACGATCCATCAGGTTTACACAACAAACTGACCGAGCCAATTTCTAATATGCTTCAAGCTGTTGATCTTTGCGGTTTCAAGCTGTTGATTTGATAAAAGAACCTGGCTGTCTATCACCTTTTGGCGCTCCTCCTTCGATTGATTGTTAACCTCGATGAACTTGTCTAGCCTTTCTCCAAGCTCTTGCGAGATCCCTCCCGACTTTCCTTTACCAGCACGTTCAGCCTTAGCCTTATCACGACCAGCTTTTGGGCGCTCTTCGGCCTCCAAGTTGATCATATTTGATGGGAGATTGGTCTCTGTCATGTTTCCTTTTTTTGCCATCATGTTTTTATAAGAGGCTAGCCATTTTGAATCATCCTTGATTTTTTCCCACATAGTTAAATGTTGGAAAGGCTGGTGATAGTTCCGTTCATACTTCTCCAACGCCATTTTTTGCAGGTCATGACTATTGTGACCACTATGATACACTCCCATAACGGCAATCCACTCACCGTGGAAAGCGGCGAGCCTTTTCTTGGTCCTTTGTCATTCCGTCTTGAGCTGATTCCGATCTCTTTTGCGGTTACTTGGTGTGGCAGTATTGTATAGAGCAGCAATGTCATCCCAAAACTGCTCAGACTTCTTTCCGTTCCCATCAATGGGATTGAGTGAACACTCCAGCCAAGCACCTGCCTACATTGTTCACAATTAATTCAGTTGAGGCCAACAACAAACAAGAAATTATATGCAACTAAACGGATTTGAGCAACGAATATCCTTACCAGTCTCTCATGTTCCTCGGGTGTATAGGGCAGACGATATGCGGTCCTTGCTCCCGATTCGTCGGCATCTACACTCTTgaccttccttttctttttctttgaatcAACTTTGGTGGGAGCAGACTGAGATGAAACATTAGAgtgcggtggtggcggtggtgttgAAAAGGGATCATGTGGGGAAGCACCAACAAAGTGCAAATTCTCCATATTTTGGTATCCTTGTTCATGATGGTGCATTGGCTGAGGTTGAAAATTGTAAGGATTCATGGGCGGTAATTGTCCAAAACTTAGCAGGCCTTCAGGTGCAGAGGTATACATCGGCCTCCTGTTATATTGTAAATATCAGAATTAAGAAGCATTGTCCAAAGCTTGCTATTAGAAACTTTTGTCTGTTCTAATCATTGCAAGAAAAAAGTACAAACAAACAAGCGAAGCACATCCAAGTTCAAGTGTCTGATATAGTAGTAAACCGTTTGCACAATAAGCACACAGACACACATCACGGGGGACTTGCATATCCTCCAAAGCTCTAACGCTACAGAAATCCGATTCAGCAAGCAAAAACCTGAAGAATTGCAATGGTCTAATGCTACAGAAATTAAGGCTAAGACTTCAGAGTCTCTCTGCTTCAAcacgcacacatgctgaatcaggTACTCGAGCTATAGAAATTACAATTACCTAATGCTGCTCTATAACCCAAATTGAATTACATAATGCTGCATACTCGAGCTACAGAAATTGTAATTGCCAAAGATTGAATTAAAGCAGAAATTTTATACCATGTAGGGTTGGCTGAGGAGGATTCCATGAGAGGCGGGTACAGGTGTGGCGGTGTCGAGGGGCTGGCCGAGGATCTTGTCGGGGCGCCGGGGTAGAAGAGAAGCTGTGGAGAGCGGCTGGCGAACGAGCTTGCTGTGGCGCCGGGGGAgtgctgcggcggcggcgaggtggccgaTGGCCGGACTTGCGCGGCGTCCTTACGGGCACCGGACTTGGCCATGAATCTGGTGGCTTTGCGCCGCCTGCCAGAGCCGCCGCCGGCCGGCAAGACGGAGTGCGGGGCGCCGGAGCTCCAAGGCGGCAGGGAGGGAGAAGGATGAGGCCCAGGCGTGGAGGAAGAGAAAGTCACACGGGTGGGGAT is drawn from Triticum dicoccoides isolate Atlit2015 ecotype Zavitan chromosome 4A, WEW_v2.0, whole genome shotgun sequence and contains these coding sequences:
- the LOC119288423 gene encoding leucine-rich repeat extensin-like protein 5, with the translated sequence MLIDPVCGGRTHREETKKIPTRVTFSSSTPGPHPSPSLPPWSSGAPHSVLPAGGGSGRRRKATRFMAKSGARKDAAQVRPSATSPPPQHSPGATASSFASRSPQLLFYPGAPTRSSASPSTPPHLYPPLMESSSANPTWRPMYTSAPEGLLSFGQLPPMNPYNFQPQPMHHHEQGYQNMENLHFVGASPHDPFSTPPPPPHSNVSSQSAPTKVDSKKKKRKVKSVDADESGARTAYRLPYTPEEHERLAGAWLECSLNPIDGNGKKSEQFWDDIAALYNTATPSNRKRDRNQLKTE